Proteins found in one Syngnathus acus chromosome 9, fSynAcu1.2, whole genome shotgun sequence genomic segment:
- the LOC119127738 gene encoding zinc finger protein 544-like isoform X2, whose product MSARTSAKYVKEKDRSRRQLEHLWLQPYVVLRRADISEAICPKQPERTCIKEEDVGKEVHHFNEQMEQKFLCTIKEEKEPERPCSKEEGEESCNIKEEEEEPERTCIKEEDVGKEVHHFNEQMEQKFLCTIKEEEEPERPCSKEEGEEFCDIKEEEDTCKMPLTGVAVKSFDEGQQEVSKGAEPPSCSSSQTMTREGDGDHCGGSQAAPPSDSDDVSSHVPAAAESQNKHRQCSQCGKCCANNSVLKQHMKMHTGEKPFSCSVCGQTFSQRGHLKTHTRVHTGEKPFSCSVCGQNFRQRVSLIKHTVAHT is encoded by the exons atgtctgcaaggaCTTCAGCAAAGTACGTGAAGGAAAAGGACCGTAGTCGTCGACAACTGGAACATCTTTGGCTGCAGCCTTATGTTGTGTTACGCAGAGCAG acatcAGTGAAGCTATTTGTCCGAAGCAGCCGGAGCGCACTTgcattaaagaggaagatgtGGGCAAAGAGGTCCATCACTTCAATGAACAAATGGAGCAGAAGTTTCTTTGCACCATAAAAGAGGAGAAAGAGCCGGAGCGGCCTTGTAGtaaagaggagggagaggagtCCTGCAACattaaagaggaggaggaggag CCGGAGCGCACTTgcattaaagaggaagatgtGGGCAAAGAGGTCCATCACTTCAATGAACAAATGGAGCAGAAGTTTCTTTGCACcataaaagaggaggaagagccggAGCGGCCTTGTAGtaaagaggagggagaggagtTCTGCGACattaaagaggaggaggatacCTGCAAGATGCCATTGACTGGTGTTGCTGTGAAGAGTTTTGATGAGGGTCAACAGGAGGTGAGCAAAGGGGCGGAGCCTCCAAGCTGCAGCTCAAGTCAAACAATGACCAGAgaaggtgatggagaccaCTGTGGAGGATCACAAGCAGCTCCACCATCAGATAGTGATGACGTGTCGTCACatgttcctgctgctgctgagtctcaaaacaaacacaggcaaTGTTCTCAGTGTGGGAAATGTTGTGCTAATAACAGTGTTTTGAAACAACACATGAAAAtgcacactggcgagaaacctttttcctgctcagtttgtggccaaacattCTCTCAGAGGGGACACTTGAAAACTCATACAAGagtccacactggcgagaa acctttttcatgctcagtttgtggccaaaattTCAGACAGAGGGTAAGCTTAATCAAGCACACAGTAGCCCACACCTAA
- the anapc7 gene encoding anaphase-promoting complex subunit 7, translated as MNVVDHVRDMAAAGLHSNVRILSSLMLTMSNNNPELFSPAQKYQLLVYHADAIFHDKEYRNAACKYSMALQQKKVLSKTSKVRTSAGGAAANVQAQSLPSEIEVKYKIAECYTILKLDKDAIAVLDGIPSRQRTPKINMMLANLYRKAGQERSAVTSYKEVLRQCPLALDAIIGLLSLSVKGAEVASMTMDVIQSVPNLDWLSVWIKAYAFIHAGDNQRAINTICSLEKKSLLRDNVDLLVSLADVYFRAGDTKNAILKFEQAQMLDPYLIKGMDVYGYLWAREGHLEDVEVLGGRLFNISDQHAEPWVISGCHSFYSKRYSRALYLGAKAIQLNSNSVQALLLKGAALRNMGRVQEAIIHFREAMRLAPCRLDCYEGLIDCYLASNGIREAMGMANNIYKTLGSNAQTLTILATVCLEDPVTQEKAKTLLDKALAQRPDYTKAVVKKAELLSREQKYEEGIALLRNALANQSDCVLHRMLGDFLVAVNDYQEAMDQYSIALSLDPNDQKSLEGMQKMEKEESPTDATVELDGDDMEGSGEDGDLEGSDSEAAQWADQEQWFGMQ; from the exons atgaatgttgTGGATCACGTGCGCGATATGGCCGCTGCTGGTCTCCACTCCAACGTCCGGATATTGAGCAGCTTGATGCTGACGATGAGTAATAACAACCC AGAGCTTTTCTCACCTGCTCAAAAGTACCAGCTGTTGGTTTACCATGCGGATGCCATCTTCCACGATAAAGAGTATCGTAATGCTGCCTGTAAATACAGTATGGCACTGCAACAGAAGAAGGTGCTCAGCAAAACATCCAAAGTTCGAACCTCTGCTGGTGGAGCTGCGGCAAACGTCCAAGCACAG aGTCTACCTTCAGAGATTGAAGTGAAATACAAGATAGCTGAATGTTATACTATTTTGAAACTGGATAAAGATGCCATTGCAGTGCTTGATGGGATCCCATCTCGACAGAGGACTCCAAAG ATCAACATGATGCTAGCTAACCTGTACAGGAAAGCTGGCCAGGAACGCTCTGCCGTGACCAGCTACAAAGAAGTTCTCCGACAGTGCCCCCTCGCCTTAGATGCAATCATTG GTCTTCTGTCTTTATCAGTCAAAGGAGCTGAAGTAGCATCCATGACCATGGATGTTATCCAGAGTGTCCCCAACCTGGACTGGCTTTCTGTTTGGATCAAGGCGTATGCCTTTATACATGCAGGTGATAATCAAAGGGCCATCAACACCATATG TTCTCTTGAGAAGAAATCTCTGTTGCGGGACAACGTGGATCTCCTCGTGAGCCTGGCAGACGTCTACTTCAGGGCAGGTGACACCAAGAATGCCATcctcaaatttgaacaggCCCAAATGCTGGACCCGTATCTCATCAAAG GGATGGATGTGTATGGCTACCTGTGGGCCCGAGAAGGACACCTGGAGGATGTGGAGGTCCTCGGCGGACGACTGTTCAATATCTCGGACCAGCATGCGGAACCTTGGGTGATTTCTGG CTGTCACAGCTTCTACAGTAAGCGCTACTCCAGAGCCTTGTACCTGGGCGCCAAGGCAATTCAGTTGAACAGCAACAGCGTGCAGGCGCTCCTCCTGAAGGGGGCGGCGTTGAGAAACATGGGCCGTGTCCAGGAAGCTATCATCCATTTTAGAGAGGCAATGCGCTTGGCGCCCTGTCGCCTCGACTGCTACGAAG GTCTGATTGACTGCTACCTGGCATCCAATGGCATCAGAGAGGCTATGGGGATGGCCAATAACATCTACAAGACCCTGGGGTCCAATGCTCAGACTCTGACCATTCTTGCCACTGTGTGCCTGGAAGACCCCGTGACGCAGGAGAAAGCCAAAACCTTACTGGACAAAGCCTTGGCTCAGAGACCCGACTACACTAAGGCTGTGGTCAAAAAGGCTGAACTACTGA GCCGGGAACAGAAATACGAAGAAGGAATCGCGCTGCTTCGAAACGCGCTGGCCAATCAGAGCGACTGTGTGCTGCACAGAATGCTTGGAGATTTCCTAGTGGCCGTCAACGACTACCAGGAGGCTATGGATCAGTACAGCATCGCGCTCAG TCTAGATCCCAATGATCAGAAGTCCTTAGAAGGCATGCAGAAGATGGAAAAGGAGGAGAGTCCCACAGACGCCACAGTGGAGCTGGACGGCGATGACATGGAGGGCAGCGGGGAAGACGGCGACCTGGAGGGCAGTGACAGCGAGGCCGCCCAGTGGGCTGACCAGGAACAGTGGTTTGGTATGCAGTAG
- the LOC119127738 gene encoding gastrula zinc finger protein XlCGF57.1-like isoform X1, with product MSARTSAKYVKEKDRSRRQLEHLWLQPYVVLRRADISEAICPKQPERTCIKEEDVGKEVHHFNEQMEQKFLCTIKEEKEPERPCSKEEGEESCNIKEEEEEEDTCKMPLTGVAVKSFDEGQQEVSKGAEPPSCSSSQTMTREGDGDHCGGSQAAPPSDSDDVSSHVPAAAAAAESQNKHRQCSQCGKCCANNSVLKQHMKMHTGEKPFSCSVCGQTFSQKGNLKTHTRVHTGEKPFSCSVCGQRFSYKNVLKTHTRIHTGEKPFSCSVCGRTFSSKGHLKTHTRSHSGEKPFSCSVCGQTFSQKGHLKTHTRVHTGEKPFSCSVCGQRFSYKNVLKTHTRIHTGEKPFSCSVCGRKFSSKGYLKTHTRSHTGEKPFSCSVCRQRFSYKNVLKTHTRIHTGEKPFSCSICGQKFCHKQSLKSHTRIHTDDKPFSCSVCGQTFSHKRSLIKHTVAHT from the exons atgtctgcaaggaCTTCAGCAAAGTACGTGAAGGAAAAGGACCGTAGTCGTCGACAACTGGAACATCTTTGGCTGCAGCCTTATGTTGTGTTACGCAGAGCAG acatcAGTGAAGCTATTTGTCCGAAGCAGCCGGAGCGCACTTgcattaaagaggaagatgtGGGCAAAGAGGTCCATCACTTCAATGAACAAATGGAGCAGAAGTTTCTTTGCACCATAAAAGAGGAGAAAGAGCCGGAGCGGCCTTGTAGtaaagaggagggagaggagtCCTGCAACattaaagaggaggaggaggaggaggataccTGCAAGATGCCATTGACTGGTGTTGCTGTGAAGAGTTTTGATGAGGGTCAACAGGAGGTGAGCAAAGGGGCGGAGCCTCCAAGCTGCAGCTCAAGTCAAACAATGACCAGAgaaggtgatggagaccaCTGTGGAGGATCACAAGCAGCTCCACCATCAGATAGTGATGACGTGTCGTCACatgttcctgctgctgctgctgctgctgagtctcaaaacaaacacaggcaaTGTTCTCAGTGTGGGAAATGTTGTGCTAATAACAGTGTTTTGAAACAACACATGAAAAtgcacactggcgagaaacctttttcctgctcagtttgtggccaaacattCTCTCAGAAGGGAAACTTGAAAACTCATACAAGagtccacactggcgagaaacctttttcatgctcagtttgtggccaaagattctcttaTAAGAACGTCTTAAAaacgcacacaagaatccacactggtgagaaacctttttcatgctcagtttgtggccgaACATTCTCTTCTAAGGGACACTTGAAAACTCATACAAGAAGTCACagtggcgagaaacctttttcctgctcagtttgtggccaaacattCTCTCAGAAGGGACACTTGAAAACTCATACAAGagtccacactggcgagaaacctttttcatgctcagtttgtggccaaagattctcttaTAAGAACGTCTTAAAaacgcacacaagaatccacactggtgagaaacctttttcatgctcagtttgtggccgaAAATTCTCTTCTAAGGGATACTTGAAAACTCATACAAGAAgtcacactggtgagaaacctttttcatgctcagtctGTCGCCAAAGATTCTCTTATAAGAACGTCTTAAAaacgcacacaagaatccacactggtgagaaacctttttcatgctcaattTGTGGCCAGAAATTCTGTCACAAGCAGAGcttaaaaagtcacacaagaatccacactgacgacaaacctttttcatgctcagtttgtggccaaacattCTCTCACAAGAGAAGCTTAATCAAGCACACAGTAGCCCACACCTAA